One part of the Arcanobacterium phocisimile genome encodes these proteins:
- the argS gene encoding arginine--tRNA ligase — MTPEELKSLIYTIIQNAASAGEINLDPNEIPEVRVERPRVREHGDWSTNVAMQLGKKAGMNPREFAQLVVDKLVEDAGIDHAEIAGPGFINITVNAAAAGELARNIVETGEAYGQGTALAGHVINLEYVSANPTGPIHIGGARWAAVGDSLARILTASGASVVREYYFNDHGSQIDRFAKSLLARARGQEAPEDGYGGQYIEDIAEAVLAANEEGNKLLEQDDAQAQEFFRQHGVTRMFGEIKKELANFRVEFDVFFHEDTLHESGAVDQAISQLRDKGVIFESEGATWIRTTDFGDDKDRVIIKSDGDAAYFAGDIAYYLDKRERGADHVVIMLGADHHGYIGRMYAMARAFGDTAGKGENMEILIGQLVNLVKDGQPVRMSKRAGTIVVLSDLVDAAGVDAARYSLVRAAMDTTLEIDLGLISSRTNENPVYYVQYAHARTKSVDANATAHGVTRDSFVPSLLDTPADSELIAKLAQFPEIVAQSAQLREPHRVARYLEEVAGAYHAWYGNSRVTPRADEEVTDVHRTRLWLNDAAGQVLANGLKLLGVSAPDKM, encoded by the coding sequence ATGACTCCAGAAGAACTTAAATCATTGATTTATACCATCATTCAAAATGCGGCTAGTGCGGGCGAGATCAATCTTGATCCGAACGAGATTCCGGAAGTTCGAGTAGAACGTCCGCGTGTTCGCGAACATGGCGATTGGTCAACCAACGTTGCTATGCAGTTGGGTAAGAAGGCCGGAATGAATCCGCGCGAATTTGCGCAACTTGTTGTTGATAAGCTGGTCGAAGATGCCGGTATTGATCATGCAGAAATTGCGGGTCCTGGATTCATCAACATCACCGTGAACGCCGCTGCCGCTGGAGAGCTCGCTCGAAACATTGTTGAAACTGGCGAGGCATACGGCCAAGGAACAGCGCTTGCTGGCCACGTTATTAATCTTGAATATGTTTCAGCTAATCCAACTGGTCCGATCCACATTGGTGGCGCGCGGTGGGCTGCTGTAGGCGACTCGCTTGCTCGTATTTTGACCGCCTCGGGCGCATCAGTTGTCCGCGAATACTACTTCAACGATCACGGCTCCCAAATTGACCGCTTCGCCAAGTCACTTTTGGCTCGTGCGCGCGGTCAGGAAGCTCCGGAAGATGGCTACGGCGGTCAGTACATTGAAGATATCGCTGAGGCTGTGTTAGCTGCGAACGAAGAAGGTAATAAGTTACTTGAACAAGATGATGCTCAAGCTCAAGAGTTCTTCCGTCAGCATGGCGTTACGCGAATGTTTGGCGAAATCAAGAAGGAATTGGCGAACTTCCGCGTCGAGTTCGATGTTTTCTTCCATGAAGATACCTTGCATGAGTCCGGTGCAGTTGATCAGGCTATCTCGCAGTTGCGTGACAAAGGCGTGATTTTCGAATCCGAAGGTGCAACCTGGATTCGTACCACCGATTTTGGTGACGATAAAGATCGAGTCATTATCAAGTCCGACGGCGATGCCGCATACTTTGCCGGCGATATTGCGTATTACTTGGACAAGCGTGAGCGCGGAGCCGACCACGTTGTCATTATGCTTGGCGCTGACCACCACGGCTACATTGGCCGTATGTACGCGATGGCTCGTGCCTTCGGCGATACTGCTGGTAAGGGTGAAAACATGGAGATCCTTATCGGTCAGCTCGTCAACCTAGTCAAGGATGGCCAGCCAGTACGCATGTCTAAGCGTGCCGGAACCATTGTTGTGCTTTCGGATCTCGTTGATGCTGCAGGTGTGGATGCTGCTCGTTACTCCCTGGTACGCGCCGCTATGGATACCACACTGGAAATCGACCTTGGGCTTATCTCCTCCCGCACCAACGAAAACCCGGTTTACTATGTGCAGTATGCGCATGCGCGCACCAAGTCCGTTGATGCGAATGCGACCGCTCATGGTGTCACCCGGGATAGTTTTGTTCCTTCTTTGCTTGATACACCGGCAGATTCGGAACTCATCGCAAAACTGGCACAGTTCCCGGAGATTGTTGCCCAGTCGGCTCAGCTTCGCGAACCGCACCGTGTAGCACGCTACCTTGAAGAAGTCGCGGGTGCTTACCACGCATGGTATGGCAATTCGCGTGTGACTCCGCGTGCGGATGAGGAAGTCACAGATGTTCATCGCACCCGGTTGTGGCTCAATGATGCAGCAGGTCAAGTTCTTGCCAATGGCTTGAAGCTGCTTGGCGTTAGTGCTCCAGACAAGATGTAG
- the rho gene encoding transcription termination factor Rho, with translation MRLPELKELAASMGIGMPPKSRKADYIAAIRSNSASQNSQKSKQDRATQTEEREPQAPTSEATETEKSENRKASRSRKVEIELPEEGRGRNRRDRTNDRRRNNKSKMTEEEKAAALDALGEAAERRAEEGRSPEQNNDEDDSRNRRDRNRNRRDRNNRRDRNNRRDRHQDNNDNDNNQEQTSTEDVLIPVAGILDIDGNNAYLRTGGYLPGKNDAYVSAQTIRRYGLRRGDAVQGSVRPHAENSRGRQHKYNPLVDVETINGLSVEDAALRPEFNKLTPLYPQEMLRLETTQKALTTRMIDLVAPIGKGQRGLIVSPPKAGKTVVMQQIAMAISNNDPDVHLMVVLVDERPEEVTDMQRLVKGEVIASTFDRPATDHTIVAELAVERAKRLVELGQDVVILLDSLTRLSRAYNLAAPASGRILSGGVDAGALYPPKKFFGAARNIENGGSLTIIASALVETGSKMDEVIFEEFKGTGNMELRLSRQLADRRIFPAVDINASGTRREEQLLSPEELKIMWHLRRGLGQMEVQEASDQLLGRMRKTESNSALLMSIVRGVQGAGVDE, from the coding sequence ATGCGGCTACCGGAACTCAAAGAACTCGCAGCTTCGATGGGCATTGGAATGCCGCCGAAGTCTCGAAAGGCAGATTATATTGCTGCCATCCGAAGTAACTCAGCTTCACAAAACTCTCAGAAGAGTAAGCAGGACCGTGCTACACAAACCGAAGAACGCGAGCCACAGGCACCGACGTCCGAAGCAACGGAAACTGAAAAATCTGAGAACCGCAAAGCTTCTCGATCCCGCAAGGTAGAGATCGAGCTTCCAGAAGAAGGGCGCGGCCGTAACCGCCGGGATCGCACCAACGATCGTCGTCGAAATAACAAATCAAAGATGACCGAAGAAGAAAAGGCCGCCGCACTCGACGCGCTAGGTGAAGCTGCTGAGCGTCGCGCTGAAGAGGGTCGTAGCCCAGAGCAGAACAACGACGAAGATGATTCACGTAATCGCCGTGATCGTAACCGTAATCGTCGTGATCGGAACAACCGTCGTGATCGGAACAACCGTCGCGATCGCCACCAGGACAACAACGATAACGACAACAATCAAGAGCAGACGTCGACCGAAGACGTCCTTATCCCGGTTGCTGGAATTCTCGACATCGACGGCAATAATGCCTACTTGCGCACCGGCGGATACTTGCCTGGCAAGAATGACGCCTATGTTTCTGCGCAGACTATCCGCCGCTACGGCTTGCGTCGCGGTGACGCAGTCCAAGGCTCGGTTCGTCCGCATGCGGAAAATTCGCGCGGTCGCCAGCACAAGTACAATCCGCTTGTCGATGTGGAAACGATTAACGGTCTGAGTGTTGAAGATGCTGCCTTGCGTCCAGAATTCAACAAGCTCACCCCGTTGTATCCACAAGAGATGCTTCGCCTGGAAACAACGCAAAAGGCATTGACCACCCGTATGATCGATTTGGTTGCACCAATCGGCAAGGGCCAGCGTGGTCTGATTGTCTCCCCGCCAAAGGCTGGAAAAACTGTTGTTATGCAGCAGATCGCAATGGCGATTTCGAACAATGATCCAGACGTGCATTTGATGGTTGTTCTTGTTGATGAACGCCCAGAAGAAGTCACCGATATGCAGCGCTTGGTCAAGGGTGAAGTCATTGCTTCGACCTTCGATCGCCCAGCTACCGATCACACAATCGTTGCTGAACTTGCTGTTGAACGCGCGAAGCGTTTGGTTGAGCTTGGCCAGGACGTTGTGATTTTGCTCGATTCGTTGACTCGTTTATCGCGTGCATACAACTTGGCTGCGCCTGCGTCTGGCCGTATTCTCTCTGGTGGTGTAGATGCTGGAGCTCTCTATCCGCCAAAGAAGTTCTTTGGTGCTGCCCGTAATATTGAAAACGGCGGTTCGCTCACCATTATTGCTTCGGCGCTTGTAGAAACTGGCTCGAAGATGGATGAAGTTATTTTCGAAGAGTTCAAGGGCACCGGCAACATGGAATTGCGCTTGTCTCGTCAGCTAGCTGACCGTCGTATCTTCCCAGCAGTCGATATTAACGCTTCAGGTACCCGCCGTGAAGAGCAGTTGCTCTCGCCAGAGGAGCTGAAGATTATGTGGCACTTGCGTCGCGGATTAGGCCAGATGGAAGTCCAAGAAGCATCTGATCAGCTACTTGGCCGGATGCGTAAGACTGAATCGAACTCGGCATTGTTGATGTCGATTGTTCGCGGCGTCCAAGGCGCAGGAGTGGACGAGTAG
- the rpmE gene encoding 50S ribosomal protein L31 codes for MKKGIHPDYAPVHVTCTCGNEFETRSTIQGGELRVDVCSACHPFYTGKQKILDTGGRVARFEARYGKRAN; via the coding sequence ATGAAAAAAGGTATTCACCCAGATTACGCACCAGTGCATGTGACGTGTACGTGCGGCAATGAATTTGAAACCCGCTCCACCATCCAAGGTGGAGAGTTGCGTGTTGACGTCTGCTCAGCATGCCACCCGTTCTACACCGGAAAGCAGAAGATTCTGGACACCGGTGGTCGCGTGGCTCGCTTCGAAGCACGCTACGGCAAGCGCGCAAATTAG
- the prfA gene encoding peptide chain release factor 1 — protein MSAFPAADAMVAEYLDIESQMSSPDVISRPEKLRSLGRRYAQLGRVVSRYRTWEKAQADLDDIREIIEIGGEDGELFESELPRLEKEAAEAAASLRDALIPRDPDDSRDAILEVKAGEGGEESALFAADLVRMYQRYAESKGWSVQTLSSTPTELGGYKDIQMAVKASSIPEDPADGVWAHLKFEAGVHRVQRVPSTESQGRIHTSAAGVLVFAEVDEPEEVQLNDNELRIDVYRSSGPGGQSVNTTDSAVRITHLPTGITVSMQDEKSQIKNREAAMRVLLARLRQLQLEEQAAKEADQRRSQVRTVDRSERVRTYNFPENRIADHRTGYKAHNLDAVLNGDLSAVIESLRVLDETERLDQAAKDATDPQ, from the coding sequence ATGAGTGCATTTCCCGCAGCAGATGCGATGGTAGCGGAATATCTAGATATCGAGAGCCAGATGTCGTCCCCGGACGTGATTTCGCGTCCGGAAAAATTGCGCAGTCTCGGGCGTCGATACGCCCAACTCGGCCGCGTAGTAAGCCGATATCGCACATGGGAAAAGGCCCAAGCTGACCTCGATGATATTCGGGAAATCATTGAAATCGGCGGCGAAGACGGCGAACTATTTGAATCCGAATTACCCCGTTTGGAAAAGGAAGCAGCTGAGGCTGCAGCAAGTTTGCGTGACGCATTGATTCCACGCGACCCAGACGATTCGCGAGACGCTATCTTGGAAGTAAAAGCAGGCGAAGGTGGAGAAGAATCCGCGCTCTTTGCAGCAGATCTTGTACGTATGTATCAGCGTTACGCCGAATCCAAAGGTTGGAGTGTGCAAACCCTATCGTCCACCCCGACAGAGCTTGGTGGCTACAAAGATATCCAGATGGCTGTTAAAGCATCCTCGATTCCAGAAGATCCAGCTGACGGCGTGTGGGCACATCTGAAATTTGAAGCCGGAGTGCACCGTGTTCAGCGCGTGCCATCAACTGAATCCCAAGGGCGTATTCACACCTCGGCAGCTGGCGTGCTGGTCTTTGCAGAAGTTGACGAACCAGAAGAAGTTCAACTCAACGACAACGAGCTACGCATCGACGTCTACCGTTCCTCCGGTCCTGGCGGCCAGTCAGTAAACACCACAGACTCTGCAGTGCGCATCACCCACTTGCCAACCGGTATTACAGTGTCAATGCAAGATGAAAAGTCGCAGATTAAGAATCGTGAAGCGGCTATGCGTGTCTTGTTGGCACGCCTGCGTCAGCTCCAACTTGAAGAGCAGGCAGCAAAAGAAGCAGACCAACGTCGTTCCCAAGTGCGAACCGTGGACCGCTCCGAACGTGTACGCACCTACAACTTCCCCGAAAACCGCATCGCGGATCACCGCACCGGCTACAAGGCACACAACCTTGATGCAGTCCTCAACGGCGACCTCTCAGCTGTCATCGAATCCTTGCGCGTACTTGATGAAACTGAGCGCCTAGATCAGGCTGCGAAAGATGCCACCGATCCACAATAG
- the prmC gene encoding peptide chain release factor N(5)-glutamine methyltransferase, protein MATWGEAVARATQRFTEAGLPSADVDARLLAEWVNTRRPELAALLTEGQVSQFEDAIVRRERHEPVQHIMGLMWFRYLELVSRPGVFIVRPETEMVTQAGIDTLAKISEPHPVVVDLCTGSGAIAISIATEVSRARVWAVEQDSNAYQLARVNNARYGSHVELVEGDARSALPELVGRVDVVITNPPYVPYSVELPADVLADPAVALYGGGDDGLDIPRQLVTRAYDLLKPSGVLIMEHSDEQGPALVDFAHRHGFVNGHTGCDLAGRDRWLYAEKEGM, encoded by the coding sequence ATGGCTACTTGGGGAGAAGCAGTAGCGCGGGCAACGCAACGTTTTACGGAAGCTGGTCTACCATCTGCAGATGTGGACGCCAGGCTACTTGCCGAATGGGTGAATACCCGTCGGCCAGAGCTGGCAGCCTTGCTTACTGAGGGTCAAGTATCCCAATTTGAGGATGCTATTGTGCGCCGCGAACGGCACGAACCCGTTCAGCACATTATGGGGCTGATGTGGTTTCGCTATCTTGAGCTCGTTAGCCGGCCGGGCGTCTTTATCGTCCGCCCAGAAACCGAAATGGTGACCCAAGCTGGAATTGATACGCTAGCGAAGATCAGTGAGCCTCACCCCGTCGTCGTCGATCTATGTACTGGTTCGGGGGCAATCGCGATCTCGATAGCAACTGAAGTTTCCCGCGCGCGCGTATGGGCTGTTGAACAAGACTCCAACGCCTATCAGCTAGCGCGAGTGAATAACGCGCGCTATGGTTCGCATGTTGAACTCGTCGAAGGTGATGCACGTAGCGCGTTACCAGAACTAGTGGGCAGGGTGGATGTCGTCATCACGAATCCACCATATGTTCCGTATTCGGTCGAACTACCTGCGGACGTCCTCGCCGATCCGGCAGTGGCGCTATACGGCGGTGGTGACGATGGATTAGATATTCCGCGTCAGCTCGTCACCCGCGCCTACGACCTGCTCAAGCCAAGCGGAGTGCTTATTATGGAACATAGCGATGAGCAAGGGCCAGCGTTAGTTGACTTTGCGCATCGGCACGGTTTTGTCAACGGGCACACCGGGTGCGATTTAGCTGGCAGGGACCGGTGGCTGTACGCAGAAAAAGAGGGTATGTGA